A genome region from Populus alba chromosome 5, ASM523922v2, whole genome shotgun sequence includes the following:
- the LOC118031693 gene encoding PLAT domain-containing protein 3 — protein sequence MSVTTLHLSLILFLSLATIAFSDEDCVYTVYIRTGSIIKGGTDSIISVRLYDSYGKGLEVPDLERWGGLMEPGHNYFERGNLDIFSGRAPCLSSPVCALNLTSDGSGSGHGWYVNYVEVTTTGVHAACSQKQFTIEQWLALDTSPYELTAIRNYCDYPDVKKSAGASFM from the exons atgtcTGTCACCACTCTCCACCTCTCTCTCATCCTCTTCCTCTCCCTCGCCACCATAGCATTTTCT GATGAAGACTGTGTATACACAGTGTACATAAGAACAGGATCCATCATCAAAGGAGGCACGGACTCCATCATAAGCGTTAGACTGTACGACTCTTATGGTAAGGGCTTGGAGGTCCCAGATCTTGAGAGATGGGGAGGGCTAATGGAGCCAGGTCACAACTACTTCGAGAGGGGCAATTTGGACATTTTCAGTGGAAGAGCACCATGTTTGAGTTCACCAGTGTGTGCATTGAACTTGACATCTGATGGGTCAGGTTCAGGCCATGGTTGGTACGTTAACTACGTGGAGGTGACTACAACTGGGGTCCATGCGGCTTGTTCACAAAAGCAGTTCACCATTGAGCAGTGGCTGGCTCTTGATACTTCGCCTTATGAGTTAACTGCTATTAGGAATTATTGTGATTATCCTGATGTTAAGAAATCTGCCGGAGCTTCATTCATGTga